The Micromonospora sp. NBC_00421 genome contains a region encoding:
- a CDS encoding FtsX-like permease family protein, with protein MSIGAVIRRVRAHGGQFLLLAALTLVIALLVGGVPRVVNRLAGQGLREHLAAAPAARLDLTYSTRPFAGGPPPSSRAAELDALQQRMPADVRAAVAHRWYTAQTPAGRVTGPDLTRGNHLVNLGLRAMPGIETVGTLVDGRWPDGSADRETPVPVALPADLAGRFQLRVGSRLVLAAPDPQSPPTPLTVVGLFRPVDPADGSWDALPAVLEVIEPEGDAEPFVLVGVVAVGALDRLAVEGRPMSFSWRYRLGVDGIDVRRIDRLVAGVQRLARADNSGTGTELTQGVDVLLREFSRAVGSARTLLAVITAGVLATLAGLVVLAAASTARRRRAEFVLIRARGGGVTTGLRRSLAESLLVVPPAAGLGWLLGGLLPGAPGDTGPLAVGATALVTLALPVATLAVPAGVLGRRDLGRLRPSARRATTEAALVLLAGLAVVLLRRRGLTPGEVDPLLVSVPALVAVAASVLALRLYPWPVRLAGRLAARTRGSVAFLGTARAGRAVAATPLVVVVLAVATAAFCAVVATGIEATRDDVATRAVPADALIRGDRLAPDTGAALERLPGVLAATGLADGPAQRLATDADGTDARLRDTAVLLVDGPALVRTARAAGRDVPVPGPLRDARPGAGPVPAVVSPAVAADLAAAGLRSAFVTVQGQRYEFMPTRTVADFPLAGPDTTRYVVLPWQALPRRDTPPVPTGFLVAGDRFDAGALRQVGDEGQHRYQTGGAVTGRERPRGVAVQTWTQTRLRLGGGGANGLLAFGFAAGAVAGGVLALLAIAFTVLAGARARGAVLSRLRTLGLSRRQWRGLLLVELTPLVGVSVLTGALVGVLLPVLLTPLLGLAAFTGGTPVRVGFAPGLVAATVGLGAVALGFAMAVEALNNRRMRLGEVLRLGEES; from the coding sequence ATGAGCATCGGTGCCGTGATCCGCCGGGTACGCGCCCACGGCGGGCAGTTCCTGCTGCTGGCCGCGTTGACGCTGGTGATCGCCCTGCTGGTCGGCGGGGTGCCGAGGGTGGTCAACCGGCTGGCCGGGCAGGGGCTGCGGGAACACCTCGCCGCCGCGCCGGCCGCCCGCCTCGACCTCACGTATTCGACCCGCCCCTTCGCCGGTGGCCCACCGCCGAGCAGCCGGGCGGCCGAGTTGGACGCGCTCCAGCAGCGGATGCCCGCCGACGTGCGGGCCGCCGTGGCGCACCGCTGGTACACCGCGCAGACCCCCGCCGGCCGGGTCACCGGCCCCGACCTGACCCGGGGCAACCACCTGGTGAACCTGGGTCTGCGCGCCATGCCGGGAATCGAGACGGTGGGCACCCTGGTCGACGGGCGCTGGCCGGACGGGTCGGCCGACCGGGAGACCCCGGTGCCTGTCGCCCTGCCCGCCGACCTCGCCGGCCGGTTCCAGCTGCGGGTCGGCAGCCGACTCGTGCTCGCCGCGCCCGACCCGCAGAGCCCGCCCACCCCGCTGACCGTGGTGGGGTTGTTCCGGCCGGTCGACCCGGCCGACGGCAGCTGGGACGCCCTGCCCGCGGTGCTGGAGGTGATCGAACCGGAGGGGGACGCCGAGCCGTTCGTGCTGGTCGGGGTGGTCGCCGTCGGCGCGCTGGACCGGCTGGCCGTCGAGGGCCGGCCGATGTCGTTCAGTTGGCGCTACCGGCTCGGTGTGGACGGCATCGACGTCCGACGGATCGACCGACTCGTCGCCGGGGTGCAGCGGCTGGCCAGGGCCGACAACAGCGGCACCGGCACGGAACTTACCCAGGGGGTCGACGTCCTGCTACGCGAGTTCAGCCGGGCGGTCGGCTCGGCGCGTACCCTGCTCGCCGTCATCACCGCCGGGGTGCTGGCGACACTGGCCGGGCTGGTCGTGCTGGCCGCCGCCTCGACCGCGCGTCGCCGCCGCGCCGAGTTCGTGCTGATCCGTGCCCGGGGCGGCGGCGTCACCACCGGCCTGCGACGCAGCCTCGCCGAGTCGCTGCTCGTCGTCCCGCCCGCCGCCGGACTCGGCTGGCTGCTCGGCGGTCTGCTGCCCGGTGCGCCCGGCGACACCGGGCCGCTCGCCGTCGGCGCGACAGCCCTGGTCACCCTGGCGCTGCCGGTGGCGACGCTGGCCGTACCGGCCGGGGTGCTCGGGCGGCGGGACCTGGGCCGGCTGCGGCCGTCCGCGCGGCGGGCCACCACCGAGGCCGCCCTGGTGCTGTTGGCCGGGCTCGCGGTGGTGCTGCTGCGGCGGCGGGGCCTCACCCCCGGCGAGGTCGATCCGTTGCTGGTCTCGGTCCCGGCGCTGGTCGCGGTGGCCGCCTCGGTGCTGGCGCTGCGGCTGTACCCGTGGCCGGTGCGGCTGGCCGGCCGGCTCGCCGCGCGTACCCGGGGAAGTGTGGCCTTCCTCGGCACGGCCCGCGCCGGTCGGGCGGTGGCGGCCACCCCGCTGGTCGTGGTGGTGCTCGCGGTCGCCACCGCCGCGTTCTGCGCCGTGGTCGCCACCGGCATCGAGGCCACCCGCGACGACGTCGCCACCCGGGCGGTGCCGGCGGACGCGCTGATCCGGGGGGACCGGCTCGCCCCGGACACCGGCGCGGCGCTGGAACGGTTGCCCGGGGTACTGGCGGCCACCGGGCTGGCCGACGGGCCGGCGCAGCGGCTGGCGACCGACGCCGACGGCACCGACGCCCGGCTGCGCGACACCGCCGTGCTGCTTGTCGACGGCCCCGCGCTGGTCCGCACGGCGCGGGCCGCCGGTCGGGACGTCCCGGTGCCCGGCCCGCTGCGCGACGCCCGGCCGGGTGCCGGGCCGGTGCCGGCGGTGGTCTCCCCGGCGGTCGCCGCCGACCTGGCCGCCGCCGGCCTGCGGTCCGCCTTCGTCACCGTGCAGGGCCAGCGGTACGAGTTCATGCCGACCCGGACCGTCGCCGACTTCCCGTTGGCCGGGCCGGACACCACCCGGTACGTGGTGCTGCCCTGGCAGGCGCTGCCCCGACGGGACACCCCGCCGGTGCCCACCGGTTTCCTGGTCGCCGGCGACCGGTTCGACGCCGGGGCGTTGCGTCAGGTCGGGGACGAGGGGCAGCACCGCTACCAGACCGGCGGCGCGGTGACCGGCCGGGAACGGCCCCGGGGCGTGGCGGTGCAGACCTGGACGCAGACCCGGCTGCGGCTGGGCGGCGGCGGCGCGAACGGGTTGCTGGCGTTCGGGTTCGCCGCCGGTGCGGTGGCCGGCGGGGTGTTGGCGCTGCTCGCGATCGCCTTCACCGTGCTGGCCGGGGCCCGTGCCCGGGGTGCGGTGCTGTCCCGGCTGCGCACCCTGGGCCTGTCCCGTCGGCAGTGGCGGGGACTGCTGCTTGTGGAGTTGACCCCGCTGGTCGGGGTGTCGGTGCTGACCGGCGCGCTGGTCGGGGTGCTGCTGCCGGTGCTGCTCACTCCGCTGCTCGGGCTCGCCGCGTTCACCGGCGGCACGCCGGTGCGGGTGGGCTTCGCCCCCGGTCTGGTCGCCGCCACGGTCGGCCTCGGCGCGGTCGCGCTGGGCTTCGCCATGGCGGTGGAGGCCCTGAACAACCGTCGGATGCGCCTCGGCGAGGTGCTCCGGCTCGGAGAGGAGAGCTGA
- a CDS encoding ABC transporter ATP-binding protein, whose product MSEQVSAVRAAGPVTDEVVRVEGVSRTFGRGRHAVHAVREVSFTAGRGELVALRGRSGAGKTTLLNLVGGLDRPDTGRVRVAGHDVTAAGEAELLRLRRGTVGFVFQTFGLVPILSAAENVGVPLRLARVPAAEREQRVAVLLELVGLGGHARQRPYELSGGQQQRVAVARALANEPDLLIADEPTGQLDSETGRAIMDLLRAVVHARGMTALVATHDPTLIEVADRTLALRDGRLVDD is encoded by the coding sequence ATGAGCGAGCAGGTTTCCGCCGTCCGTGCCGCTGGGCCGGTCACCGACGAGGTGGTACGCGTCGAGGGGGTGAGCCGGACGTTCGGCCGGGGGCGGCACGCCGTGCACGCCGTCCGCGAGGTCTCGTTCACCGCCGGCCGGGGCGAGCTGGTCGCGCTCCGGGGCCGCTCGGGCGCCGGCAAGACCACCCTGCTCAACCTGGTCGGCGGCCTGGACCGACCGGACACCGGCCGGGTCCGGGTGGCCGGGCACGACGTCACCGCTGCCGGCGAGGCCGAGCTGCTGCGGCTGCGCCGTGGCACCGTCGGGTTCGTGTTCCAGACCTTCGGGCTGGTGCCGATCCTGTCGGCGGCGGAGAACGTCGGGGTGCCGCTGCGGCTGGCCCGGGTCCCGGCGGCGGAACGCGAACAGCGGGTGGCGGTGCTGCTGGAGCTGGTCGGTCTGGGCGGCCACGCCCGCCAGCGCCCGTACGAGTTGTCCGGTGGGCAGCAGCAGCGGGTCGCCGTGGCCCGTGCCCTGGCCAACGAACCCGACCTGCTGATCGCCGACGAGCCGACCGGTCAGCTCGACTCCGAGACCGGCCGGGCCATCATGGACCTGCTCCGCGCGGTGGTGCACGCCCGGGGGATGACCGCCCTGGTCGCCACGCACGACCCGACCCTGATCGAGGTGGCCGACCGGACGCTGGCCCTGCGCGACGGCCGCCTGGTCGACGACTGA
- a CDS encoding Prokaryotic metallothionein has protein sequence MATCEVCGNDYWMAFEVRTVSGDVHTFDCFECAAHKLAPICEHCQVKIIGHGVEVGGRFFCCAHCARAVESLGAEIRDAVGARPA, from the coding sequence GTGGCTACCTGCGAGGTCTGCGGTAACGACTACTGGATGGCGTTCGAGGTGCGCACGGTCAGCGGTGACGTGCACACCTTCGACTGCTTCGAGTGCGCGGCGCACAAGCTCGCGCCGATCTGCGAGCACTGCCAGGTGAAGATCATCGGGCACGGGGTGGAGGTCGGCGGCCGGTTCTTCTGCTGCGCACACTGTGCCCGCGCGGTGGAGTCCCTGGGGGCCGAGATCCGCGACGCGGTAGGTGCCCGCCCGGCCTGA
- the msrB gene encoding peptide-methionine (R)-S-oxide reductase MsrB produces the protein MSPDENALPRTEDEWRVRLTPEEFRVLREAGTERPWTGEYVDTKTPGVYHCRACGLELFASDTKFDSHCGWPSFDDAIPGRVREIQDSSLGMIRTEIRCARCDSHLGHVFHGEGFTPKDTRHCVNSVSIRLEPRQG, from the coding sequence GTGAGTCCTGACGAGAACGCACTGCCCCGCACCGAGGACGAGTGGCGGGTCCGGTTGACCCCTGAGGAGTTCCGGGTGCTGCGCGAGGCCGGCACCGAGCGCCCCTGGACGGGCGAGTACGTCGACACCAAGACCCCCGGCGTCTACCACTGCCGGGCCTGCGGGCTGGAACTGTTCGCCAGCGACACCAAGTTCGACTCGCACTGCGGCTGGCCGAGCTTCGACGACGCCATCCCGGGGCGGGTCCGGGAGATCCAGGACAGCAGCCTCGGCATGATACGTACCGAGATCCGGTGCGCCCGCTGCGACAGTCACCTGGGGCACGTCTTCCACGGCGAGGGTTTCACCCCGAAGGACACCCGGCACTGCGTGAACTCGGTGTCGATCCGCCTGGAGCCGCGACAGGGCTGA
- a CDS encoding FtsX-like permease family protein, giving the protein MKLVWRRAREARGLLLAAAAAALVAIALVTGLADYNRRAVDAGQRALIAAAPVEERSLLVSGSGGRDPAEYATRDRAVRDGFRTALGTTPVRVAAARYGTGRELTGDLGATVRTGTDPVFATLATLDDLPRHADLVDGDWPTAGAGPLQATLPEKVAGTLGLRAGDRVPMRDRSADRRTEVSVSGTWRPRDPADPYWRLAPGLGVTPDADAARGPFVLDPADFAATFPGAVSAAWVVAPDLAAVGADRLPALRRAVATAATEVPEAAGLGSSAQAVTTLDRLIDRIGRADLAGRSALATPLLLIVVLGGYALVLIAALLHEDRRAQTALLRARGAARRQLVGLAAREATLVVVPAALLGPLLAGGALRRLAADGPVDLGGAGGGWVWAAALATAVGCLTAMVAPTLRGAGTYVADLAARSRPDRTGTISRAGLDLALVAFAVLAWVQLRRYSSPLAGAGNDLGVDPLLVAAPTLGVLAGAVVALRLLPPATRFAERFVDRRPWTATIFGMWQAGRRPHAGPVLLLALAVGGSTLAWSLVATGERSQADQADHAVGADLRLVERTGAAPADRAAALAALPGVDRALPAWRDDVRVGRDDRQATVLGLDTAHAAEVVRFSDRLADRPARELFPALAAARGPAVGVPLPADARRLAGTVRTPVEQPVGPHRIAVSVLLTRADGLAYRLPVASAGSDGRAVAFTVDLPTGDGLRLAGFEADGGDSAGSGYALQVRDLRTAGPDARPTTVPLTGRWRVAAAEPAESAEQGSATVTGAGLTATHPVGLVAGGRYAYQPSSRFVVVPDGPNPAVPALMTPAVRAALNVRPGETVVLALSGVSLPVRLVGEVTALPATTGDGVLLDLPAATDWLLRNSGTVRAVPEWWLRVDPAAPAGATRAAAALPGVTLLDRRQAAAVAADDPYWQGARTGLLAAALGSVLLALVGLVVDVWATARHRIGEFSVLHTLGASPRLLARALLAEQTFLAGIGVGVGLLLGAAVGATMAPLVVLTPAAGRPVPEPAFALAWTPIGLTAAGLLLAALAGSAAMATGLRQRVAVARLRGGGDR; this is encoded by the coding sequence ATGAAGCTGGTGTGGAGGCGGGCCCGCGAGGCGCGCGGCCTGCTGCTCGCGGCAGCAGCCGCCGCACTGGTCGCGATCGCGCTGGTCACCGGGCTGGCCGACTACAACCGGCGGGCCGTCGACGCGGGGCAGCGGGCCCTGATCGCCGCCGCGCCCGTCGAGGAACGCAGCCTGCTGGTCAGCGGCTCCGGCGGGCGTGACCCCGCCGAGTACGCCACCCGGGACCGGGCCGTCCGGGACGGCTTCCGCACCGCCCTCGGCACCACCCCGGTCCGGGTCGCCGCCGCCCGCTACGGCACGGGACGGGAACTCACAGGCGACCTCGGCGCGACCGTCCGCACCGGAACGGACCCGGTCTTCGCCACCCTGGCCACCCTGGACGACCTGCCCCGGCACGCCGACCTGGTCGACGGCGACTGGCCGACCGCCGGGGCCGGCCCGCTCCAGGCCACCCTGCCGGAGAAGGTCGCCGGCACGCTGGGCCTGCGGGCCGGTGACCGGGTGCCGATGCGCGACCGCAGCGCCGACAGGCGTACCGAGGTGTCGGTCTCCGGCACCTGGCGGCCCCGCGACCCGGCAGATCCGTACTGGCGACTCGCCCCCGGGCTCGGCGTCACCCCGGACGCCGACGCCGCGCGCGGGCCGTTCGTGCTCGACCCGGCGGACTTCGCGGCCACCTTCCCCGGCGCGGTCTCCGCCGCCTGGGTCGTCGCGCCCGACCTGGCCGCCGTCGGGGCGGACCGGTTGCCCGCGCTGCGCCGGGCGGTCGCCACCGCCGCGACCGAGGTTCCCGAGGCGGCCGGGCTCGGCTCCTCCGCGCAGGCGGTGACCACACTCGACCGGCTGATCGACCGGATCGGCCGGGCCGACCTGGCCGGCCGTTCCGCCCTGGCCACCCCGCTGCTGCTGATCGTGGTCCTCGGCGGATACGCACTGGTGCTGATCGCCGCCCTGCTGCACGAGGACCGCCGCGCCCAGACCGCCCTGCTGCGGGCCAGAGGCGCGGCCCGCCGCCAGCTCGTCGGCCTGGCGGCCCGGGAGGCGACCCTGGTGGTCGTCCCGGCCGCCCTGCTCGGGCCGTTGCTCGCCGGTGGGGCGCTGCGTCGGCTCGCCGCCGACGGCCCGGTCGACCTGGGCGGTGCTGGCGGCGGCTGGGTCTGGGCGGCGGCCCTGGCCACCGCCGTCGGCTGCCTCACCGCCATGGTCGCGCCCACCCTGCGGGGTGCCGGCACCTACGTGGCCGACCTGGCCGCCCGGTCCCGGCCCGACCGCACCGGGACGATCAGCCGGGCCGGACTCGACCTGGCCCTGGTCGCCTTCGCCGTGCTGGCCTGGGTGCAACTGCGCCGCTACTCCTCCCCGCTGGCCGGTGCCGGCAACGACCTCGGCGTCGACCCGCTGCTGGTGGCCGCGCCGACGCTGGGAGTGCTGGCCGGTGCCGTGGTGGCGCTGCGGCTGCTCCCGCCGGCCACCCGGTTCGCCGAGCGGTTCGTCGACAGGCGACCGTGGACCGCGACCATCTTCGGGATGTGGCAGGCCGGCCGGCGTCCGCACGCCGGGCCGGTGCTGCTGCTCGCCCTCGCCGTCGGCGGCAGCACCCTGGCCTGGTCACTTGTCGCCACCGGGGAACGGTCCCAGGCGGACCAGGCCGACCACGCCGTCGGCGCGGACCTGCGGCTGGTCGAACGCACCGGAGCCGCCCCCGCCGACCGGGCCGCCGCGCTCGCCGCGCTGCCCGGGGTCGACCGGGCGCTGCCGGCCTGGCGGGACGACGTCCGGGTCGGCCGGGACGACCGGCAGGCCACCGTGCTGGGCCTGGACACCGCGCACGCCGCCGAGGTGGTCAGGTTCAGCGACCGGCTCGCCGACCGGCCCGCGCGGGAGCTGTTCCCGGCGCTGGCCGCCGCCCGGGGACCGGCCGTCGGGGTGCCCCTGCCGGCGGACGCCCGCCGACTCGCCGGCACCGTCCGCACCCCCGTCGAGCAGCCCGTCGGCCCGCACCGGATCGCCGTGTCGGTGCTGCTCACCCGGGCCGACGGGCTGGCCTACCGGCTGCCGGTGGCGAGCGCCGGCAGCGACGGGCGGGCCGTCGCGTTCACCGTCGACCTGCCGACCGGCGACGGGCTGCGGCTGGCCGGCTTCGAAGCCGACGGTGGGGACAGCGCCGGCAGCGGGTACGCGCTCCAGGTACGTGACCTGCGCACCGCAGGCCCGGACGCGCGGCCCACCACCGTCCCGCTCACCGGCCGGTGGCGGGTGGCCGCCGCCGAGCCCGCCGAGTCCGCCGAGCAGGGCAGCGCCACGGTCACCGGTGCCGGGCTGACCGCCACCCACCCGGTCGGGCTCGTCGCGGGCGGGCGGTACGCGTACCAGCCGTCGTCCCGCTTCGTGGTGGTGCCGGACGGCCCGAACCCCGCCGTACCGGCGCTGATGACCCCGGCCGTGCGGGCGGCGCTCAACGTCCGGCCCGGGGAGACCGTGGTGCTGGCGCTGTCCGGGGTCTCGCTGCCGGTGCGGCTGGTCGGGGAGGTGACCGCGCTGCCCGCCACCACCGGGGACGGGGTGCTGCTCGACCTGCCCGCCGCGACCGACTGGCTGCTCCGGAACTCCGGCACCGTCCGGGCGGTGCCCGAGTGGTGGCTGCGGGTCGATCCCGCCGCGCCTGCCGGGGCGACCCGGGCCGCCGCCGCGCTGCCCGGGGTGACCCTGCTGGACCGCCGGCAGGCCGCCGCCGTGGCCGCCGACGACCCGTACTGGCAGGGTGCCCGGACGGGGTTGCTGGCCGCCGCCCTCGGGTCGGTGCTGCTCGCCCTGGTCGGCCTGGTGGTGGACGTCTGGGCCACCGCCCGGCATCGGATCGGTGAGTTCTCGGTGCTGCACACCCTCGGCGCGTCACCCCGGCTGCTGGCCCGGGCGCTGCTCGCCGAGCAGACCTTCCTGGCCGGGATCGGCGTCGGGGTCGGCCTGCTGCTCGGCGCGGCGGTCGGGGCCACCATGGCCCCGCTTGTCGTGCTCACCCCGGCCGCCGGGCGACCGGTGCCCGAGCCGGCGTTCGCCCTGGCCTGGACCCCGATCGGGTTGACCGCGGCGGGGCTGCTGCTGGCCGCGCTGGCCGGCAGCGCGGCGATGGCCACCGGCCTGCGGCAGCGGGTCGCCGTCGCCCGGTTACGCGGCGGGGGAGACCGGTGA
- the ligD gene encoding non-homologous end-joining DNA ligase: protein MAKATATEVDVAGHPVRLSSPDRVIFPERGFTKADVFHYYVSVGDGIMRALRDRPTTLQRFPDGIEGEAFYSKRVPTRGVPPWVQTVGITFPSGRGADELRPTDLAHVAWAAQMGTVVFHPWPVRAAAVDHPDELRVDLDPQPGTDFADAATAAAELRGILAELGVTGWPKTSGGRGLHVYLRIAPRWTFTEVRRATIALARELERRRPELVTTAWWKEERGQRVFVDYNQMARDRTIACAYSLRATARATVSTPVGWDELPDVDPDDFDLRTVPARLAERGDPHAGIDDGSFDITPLLDWADRDATHGLGDLPYPPDHPKMPGEPKRVQPSRAKRPADEIVD, encoded by the coding sequence ATGGCGAAGGCGACGGCGACCGAGGTGGACGTGGCCGGGCACCCAGTCCGGCTGAGCAGCCCGGACAGGGTGATCTTCCCGGAGCGCGGCTTCACCAAGGCCGACGTCTTCCACTACTACGTCTCGGTCGGCGACGGCATCATGCGCGCCCTGCGGGACCGGCCGACCACCCTGCAACGATTCCCCGACGGCATCGAGGGGGAGGCGTTCTACTCCAAGCGGGTGCCCACCCGGGGGGTGCCGCCGTGGGTGCAGACCGTCGGGATCACCTTCCCCAGCGGGCGCGGTGCCGACGAGTTGCGCCCGACCGATCTCGCCCACGTCGCCTGGGCGGCGCAGATGGGCACAGTGGTGTTCCACCCCTGGCCGGTCCGCGCCGCCGCCGTCGACCACCCCGACGAGCTACGGGTGGATCTCGACCCGCAGCCCGGGACCGACTTCGCCGACGCGGCCACCGCCGCCGCCGAGCTGCGCGGCATCCTCGCCGAGCTGGGCGTCACCGGCTGGCCGAAGACCTCCGGTGGCCGGGGGCTGCACGTCTACCTGCGCATCGCCCCCCGTTGGACGTTCACCGAGGTGCGCCGGGCCACCATCGCGCTGGCCCGGGAGCTGGAACGGCGCCGCCCCGAGCTGGTCACCACCGCCTGGTGGAAGGAGGAGCGGGGGCAGCGGGTCTTCGTCGACTACAACCAGATGGCCCGGGACCGCACCATCGCCTGCGCATACTCGCTGCGCGCCACCGCACGGGCCACCGTCTCCACCCCGGTCGGCTGGGACGAGTTGCCCGACGTCGACCCGGACGACTTCGACCTGCGTACGGTGCCGGCCCGGTTGGCCGAGCGGGGCGACCCGCACGCGGGCATCGACGACGGATCCTTCGACATCACGCCCCTGCTCGACTGGGCGGATCGGGACGCCACGCACGGGCTGGGCGATCTGCCCTATCCGCCGGACCATCCGAAGATGCCCGGCGAGCCGAAACGGGTGCAGCCGAGCCGGGCGAAGCGCCCGGCCGACGAAATCGTCGACTGA
- a CDS encoding GNAT family N-acetyltransferase → MAPHRVDVRLASFAELDARTFHDLLRLRIDVFVVEQGCPYPELDGRDVEPGTRHLWLARDGVVLAYLRVLADPGGVARIGRVVVAPAARGGGLAGRLMTEALRLVGDRPCVLEAQAHLAGFYAGHGFTVTGPEYVEDGIPHLPMRREN, encoded by the coding sequence ATGGCACCGCACCGCGTCGACGTCCGTCTCGCCAGCTTCGCCGAACTGGACGCGCGCACCTTCCACGACCTGCTGCGGCTGCGTATCGACGTGTTCGTGGTGGAGCAGGGCTGCCCGTACCCGGAGTTGGACGGCCGGGACGTCGAGCCGGGCACCCGGCACCTCTGGCTGGCCCGCGACGGCGTCGTCCTGGCGTACCTGCGGGTGCTGGCCGACCCGGGCGGCGTGGCACGGATCGGTCGGGTGGTGGTGGCCCCGGCGGCCCGGGGCGGCGGACTCGCCGGCCGGTTGATGACCGAGGCGCTGCGGCTGGTCGGCGACCGGCCGTGCGTGCTGGAGGCACAGGCCCACCTGGCCGGCTTCTATGCCGGGCACGGGTTCACGGTGACCGGCCCGGAGTACGTCGAGGACGGCATTCCGCACCTGCCGATGCGCCGGGAGAACTGA
- a CDS encoding GNAT family N-acetyltransferase gives MTDVILREAVRADLPAVLALLADDVLGRAREHTGVDEAYERAFADITADPRNQQVVAERAGEVVGCFQLTYIPGLGRHGAERALVEAVRVRADLRGQGLGRTMMSWAIDQARRRGCGLMQLTTDKSRTEAHRFYQRLGFVASHEGMKLPL, from the coding sequence GTGACCGACGTGATCCTGCGGGAGGCCGTCCGGGCCGACCTGCCCGCCGTGCTGGCCCTGCTCGCCGACGACGTGCTCGGCCGGGCGCGCGAGCACACCGGGGTGGACGAGGCGTACGAGCGGGCCTTCGCCGACATCACCGCCGACCCGCGCAACCAGCAGGTGGTGGCCGAGCGCGCCGGGGAGGTGGTCGGCTGTTTCCAGCTCACCTACATCCCGGGGCTGGGCCGGCACGGTGCGGAGCGGGCGCTCGTCGAGGCGGTCCGGGTCCGTGCCGACCTGCGCGGCCAGGGGCTGGGGCGGACGATGATGAGCTGGGCGATCGACCAGGCCCGGCGGCGGGGCTGCGGGTTAATGCAGCTCACCACCGACAAGTCGCGCACCGAGGCGCACCGCTTCTACCAGCGCCTCGGCTTCGTGGCCAGCCACGAGGGCATGAAGCTCCCCCTCTGA
- a CDS encoding ABC transporter ATP-binding protein has translation MTTIADDPVVPDLADLQRRAAQRAAERAGGQDRLRGHIVCDGLVRIFQTEGVEVVALQGLDLVIDRGELVAVVGASGSGKSTLLNILSGLDTPTAGIARVADYDLLSLSARRRLSYRRRTVGFVWQQTGRNLLPYLTARENVELPMRLAGRGGGGRARRGRADELLELVGVGHCADRRPGQLSGGEQQRCAVAVAVANDPEVLFADEPTGELDEATGAEVFAALRTINAELGVTVVVVTHDHAVADQVRRTVAIRDGRTASEVRRTTRIGVDGSTELVSEEYAVLDRTGRMQLPAPFVAALELRDRVRLDLAPDHVQVRPGDRTPEQNGSDA, from the coding sequence ATGACCACGATCGCGGATGATCCCGTCGTACCCGACCTGGCGGACCTGCAACGTCGGGCGGCCCAGCGGGCGGCCGAACGGGCCGGTGGGCAGGATCGGCTGCGGGGGCACATCGTCTGCGACGGCCTGGTCCGGATCTTCCAGACCGAAGGCGTCGAGGTGGTCGCCCTCCAGGGGCTGGACCTGGTGATCGACCGGGGTGAGCTGGTGGCGGTCGTCGGAGCGTCCGGGTCGGGCAAGTCGACCCTGCTGAACATCCTCTCCGGGCTTGACACCCCGACCGCGGGGATCGCCCGGGTGGCCGACTACGACCTGCTGTCGCTCTCCGCCCGCCGCCGGTTGAGCTACCGGCGACGTACCGTCGGGTTCGTCTGGCAGCAGACCGGCCGGAACCTGCTGCCCTACCTGACCGCCCGGGAGAACGTGGAACTGCCGATGCGGCTGGCCGGTCGCGGCGGTGGCGGCCGGGCCCGGCGGGGCCGCGCCGACGAGTTGCTGGAACTGGTCGGGGTGGGCCACTGCGCGGACCGGCGGCCCGGCCAGCTCAGCGGCGGTGAGCAGCAGCGCTGCGCGGTGGCGGTGGCGGTGGCCAACGACCCGGAGGTGCTCTTCGCCGACGAGCCGACCGGCGAGCTGGACGAGGCGACCGGTGCGGAGGTCTTCGCGGCGCTGCGCACCATCAACGCCGAGCTGGGGGTGACGGTGGTGGTGGTCACCCACGACCACGCCGTCGCCGACCAGGTCCGCCGGACCGTCGCGATCCGCGACGGCCGCACCGCCTCGGAGGTACGCCGGACCACGCGGATCGGCGTCGACGGCAGCACCGAACTGGTCAGCGAGGAGTACGCGGTGCTGGACCGGACCGGTCGGATGCAGCTCCCGGCACCGTTCGTGGCGGCCCTGGAGCTGCGGGACCGGGTCCGCCTCGATCTCGCACCGGACCATGTGCAGGTCCGCCCCGGCGACCGGACGCCGGAGCAGAACGGGAGTGACGCATGA